The genome window aattgcttttgaaattcactatCAAACTGATAGTTGAAATGAATTGTGTATGAGTTTTTAGATTTTACTCTTTTTTCTATTCCTGTTTGTATTTAAGTGGGTAGTTGTCTGCTAAGTTGTCTAGTTGAATAGTACTTTCCAAATATTGTGTGATATCTATTTTCTCTTTGATCTTATTTTGTGGTCCTTCTCAGAGAAAGGCAAAAGCACTCAACTCTATCTTGCAAATGAGCTACCCTCCTTGTATATGCATTTATGTTAAATTTCTCAATTTGTTATTCATTTCATGTGGTctaaattttagctttttttttattgctatAACAAAGAACCTTTTAATTCATTTATGTGCAGGATTCCAAGTTGCCACTCTTTGGGAGGAGGAACTGGATCCGGCATGGGAACTCTTCTCATCTCTAAGATCAGGGAGGAGTATCCAGATCGCATGATGTTAACATTCTCTGTTTTTCCATCTCCAAAGGTGTCTGACACTGTTGTGGAGCCATACAATGCCACTCTATCCGTTCATCAGCTTGTTGAGAATGCCGATGAATGTATGGTTCTTGACAATGAAGCTCTCTACGATATCTGCTTCCGCACCCTAAAGCTTGCAACCCCTACCTGTAAGTTTTTATATTACTTTATTATACATTATTGAagaatgtaattttttttttgtttcattagGTAAAAGAAATAATTGAAATTTACAAACGATTGAGGGTTTCATGTGTTTGATTTCAGATTCAATATGTTGTACCCTATTTGTTTTATGTCACATACTGATTTAAGCATGCGGACTCAAACTTTGATAGTTAATCAGCAATACTTGTGTTGTTGATACTGGAAAATTGACCAACTCTGTTTTGATAATACTATTTTACTTGCAACTTTTTGTCATgaacttttttcttcttttaaattCAGGGCTAAATGCTCAGTAGAAGCATGTTTCTAGCCTTTTTGACAATATTGATCCAGCTTCTGTTAGTTTTTGGTCTTCCTTGTATATCATACTAACAAAATCAAGCCATTCTTTTCTAGGTCTCTTTTAATTTGAGCTGTTTCATGCTTTTGAAATGATGTGCATCTCGTAAATGAATGATTCGCAACTCATTTTACTGTTCACTTTAGGGATCCTATTTATAATGTAATATTTTAGATCATGAAATATGATTTCTTATCCTTTGATGTCATGCTGAAGTAATCTTGATCATCCAAGAATGCTTCTGTGTATGCagttgcccttttttttttttcttcctaggTTAACCCAGAGTCATATCATTGATGTTTTCTACTCCTTGTGTTTTATGTTTgagaaaatcaaaattttccAGATTTACTGGTAACTATTTTGTTAGTCTATATAAAAGGAGAAATGAGAAAGGAAGAActgtttttttatttctaatatATGCTGTTGAGACTGTTGATGTTGGGTCCTAGGTCCTTTGGAAGTTCACGACGAATCAAAATGTTAATCCAGTAATATCTGTTGTTTCAAATTTGCTTCTTGAGCTCTTATTTCTaacatttttgttttgtttcttttcaCCACAGTTGGTGATCTTAATCACCTAATTTCTGCCACGATGAGCGGTGTCACATGTTGTCTCCGGTTCCCTGGTCAGCTGAACTCTGACCTCAGGAAGCTTGCAGTCAACCTGATTCCCTTCCCCCGGCTTCACTTCTTCATGGTTGGCTTTGCTCCTCTTACCTCAAGGGGTTCCCAGCAGTACAGGGCGCTCACTGTGCCTGAGCTCACCCAACAGATGTGGGATGCCAAGAACATGATGTGTGCTGCCGACCCCCGGCATGGCCGCTACCTCACTGCTTCTGCCATGTTCCGTGGGAAGATGAGCACAAAGGAAGTAGATGAACAGATGATTAACGTCCAAAACAAAAACTCTTCCTACTTTGTTGAGTGGATCCCAAACAATGTCAAGTCCAGCGTGTGTGACATCCCTCCGAAGGGGCTAAAGATGGCATCTACCTTTATTGGTAACTCAACCTCCATTCAGGAGATGTTCCGGAGGGTCAGCGAGCAGTTCACAGCCATGTTCAGGAGGAAGGCTTTCTTGCACTGGTACACAGGTGAAGGAATGGATGAGATGGAGTTCACCGAGGCTGAGAGCAACATGAATGATCTGGTGGCAGAGGACCAGCAGTACCAGGATGCAACAGCAGATGAGGAAGAGTacgaggaagaggatgaggagattGAAGCCTGAGGTACATTCCCCCTGTGACCAAGATTTTCCGTATCCTGCTGCTGTGAGAGGGGTCGCTTCCTTCAATATTAGACATGTTTGTGATGTTCGGAGCAATGAGTGgttgtgattgtttagaatgtCAAGCAAGGGTGATGGAATGAACGTTATGGATTCTCTCCTTGATTTGGCTGCCATTAGCTGTTTAGGCTCcggtgattttgttttatcgACATCGGTGCTTTTGCTGGGCTTCTTACCGAATGGTAAAAGATGAAGACTGGTTATAGTTTGATTTCGAAGGTTGTGAGGGAGAGAGATTCATAGGGTGTCCGTGCAAGGATATTTTGTTGTTTGGAGGGCGCAGGCTTCGTCATGGTCGCTAAATTTATCTACTCTCTTGCACTTGCCCTAAGCAAAATGGGGTTTAGAACGGGTCTGGATGTCATTCTTTATGGCAGCTTCTTGCCGTGCTGGCGCTTGGTGCGCCCGTGCGCTTTTCATTCGCGAAGCCCAAACCTTTGCATGCGAACTGGACCTTGCCTTATATTTCCAGAAATGGGTTTGCCACGTCTCCTTCCCAGTCTCTCGCCCGTATCTCTTGGAAGTCTTgtgatcattttattttttggagGAAAGGAGTGAGACAAATTTTCGGTGGAAAACTTCAGGGTTTGGATCGTTTCTATTTCAAaattcttccattttttttgtCCAGTCCAAGAACCCATTCCTCATTCAGGTTGGTTCCACATCAGTTATAAGCAGTCTGCAAATGAAACGGAAATCGTTATCTGGTATAGGAGTATTGGAACCGTGTATGT of Phoenix dactylifera cultivar Barhee BC4 unplaced genomic scaffold, palm_55x_up_171113_PBpolish2nd_filt_p 000942F, whole genome shotgun sequence contains these proteins:
- the LOC103720544 gene encoding tubulin beta chain-like, with translation MREILHIQGGQCGNQIGAKFWEVICDEHGIDHTGKYSGDSDLQLERINVYYNEASGCRYVPRAVLMDLEPGTMDSVRSGPFGQIFRPDNFVFGQSGAGNNWAKGHYTEGAELIDSVLDVVRKEAENCDCLQGQFKDFVFVIVRFFVIAHLFVRLYRIPSCHSLGGGTGSGMGTLLISKIREEYPDRMMLTFSVFPSPKVSDTVVEPYNATLSVHQLVENADECMVLDNEALYDICFRTLKLATPTFGDLNHLISATMSGVTCCLRFPGQLNSDLRKLAVNLIPFPRLHFFMVGFAPLTSRGSQQYRALTVPELTQQMWDAKNMMCAADPRHGRYLTASAMFRGKMSTKEVDEQMINVQNKNSSYFVEWIPNNVKSSVCDIPPKGLKMASTFIGNSTSIQEMFRRVSEQFTAMFRRKAFLHWYTGEGMDEMEFTEAESNMNDLVAEDQQYQDATADEEEYEEEDEEIEA